GATCGATCGGACCTCAGGTTCCCGTTTTGAGCGACGCGAGCCAGGTCGCCATCGCCTCGAGAGCCTCGTTATCGCCCTTCCACGCCACGGGGTGGTCTTTGTCGTTGGCCTGGACTTCCTTCTCGATGTACTTCGCAAGCCACTCGGCATCCCGGCTTTCCCCGATTTTGCTCAGATCCGGTCCTCGGACTCGTTTCGACTGCGCCGTCGCCTCGATCCCTTGCGATTCGACCGCGTGGCAGCGGTTGCAGCCGTTCGAGAGGAAGGCCTCTTTTCCCGCCTCTTGCGCGTTGGCGGAGAACGTCGCGCCGAAAAGCACGGCCGATGACGAAACAGCGACCAGAACGACCCTCATTGTCATCGTCTCCTCCTTCTTGGCTTCCACTTCAGCTCTCGAAAGGTGGCTTCTCGTCCATCTTCTTCAGCGCGCTGATGTAGAGCGTCCCCGGGCTCGTGTCCTTCCCACCCGCGAAGTAGTCCATCATGGCACGAACTACGTCGAGCCGAGTGACGATGCCGACGAGGCGCTCGCCTCGGAGGACGGGGAGTGCAAGGTTGGCCCGATCCCCTTTCACGAACGCGTGGACGGCTGCCATGAGCGACGACTCCTCCGAAAGTACCGGCGTCACGGGATCCAGATAGGACTGGATGGGACCGACGGGAATCTCCTCGTTCAAGAAATCGACCAGAGCGCGCATCAGCCCCTGCGTCGACAAGAACCCCTGGAAGCGCTTCGTCCTGTCGATGACAGCGGCTCCCGGGACCTTCCTTCTCAGGAGCAGCTTGGCCACGTCCCGCAGCGACGTCTCGGGTCGCACGATGGCGAAGTCTCGGCGCATGACGTCCCTCACTTTGGGGACCTGCCTCATCGTCTTCGACTCGTGCGCCGTCGGAGTCGATCTCATCGTCGCCCTCCATTCCGGGCATCCTCGGCACGCCGTTGGGGGCAGAAATCGCACCGCGGCTCGTCCGATCCGTCGCAGCTTCCGGCACAATTGCCCTCGAGGCCAAAAAGAACCCCGAGCGCGAGCAGGAAGGCGACGAAGGCGATTCCAAAAACAATCATCTAACCGAAATCATCGAACAGGATATTCTCCGGCTCGACGCCGAGCTCGTCCAGCATGGCGACCACGGCGTGGGCCATCAGTGGAGGTCCACAAAGATAGTACTCGATATCCTCGGGAGCGGGATGATCCACGAGGTATCGGTCGAGCACCACCTGGTGGATGAAGCCCGTAGGTCCCGTCCAGTTGTCCTCGGGGCGGGGCTCGGAGAGAGCGAGGTGCCAGGAGAAGTTCTCGTGCTCTCTCTGGATCCTGTCGAAATCCTCTTGATAAAAAGCCTCCTTCAGGCTGCGCGCGCCGTACCAGAAACTGACCTTCCGCTTCGTGTGGAGTCGTTCGAACTGGTCGAAGATGTGCGATCGCATCGGCGCCATACCCGCTCCCCCGCCGATGAAGAGCATCTCGGCGTCGGTGTCCTTGGCGAAGAACTCCCCATAGGGTCCCGAGATGGTGAGCCTGTCGTCGGGGCCGAGGCTGAAGAGGTAGGAGCTCATCTTGCCGGGAGGCGTACCCTCGGGAGCCGAAGGGGGCGGTGATGCGATACGCACGTTGAGCAGGATGATGCCTTTCTCCCCGGGATAGTTCGCCATGGAGTAGGCCCGGGTGACCGGCTCGTCCACCTTCGAGACGTAGCGCCACATGTGATACTTGTCCCAGTCCTCGCGATAGGCGGGCGGAACATCGAAGTCCCGGTAGTAGACGGTGTGAGGGGGGCACTCGGCCTGGATGTATCCGCCGGCGCGGAAAGGCACCGATTCCCCCTCGGGGAGATCGAGGACGAGCTCCTTGATGAACGTGGCGACGTTGTCGTTCGATCTCACCCGGCACTCCCATTTCCGGGACTCCATGACTTCTGGCGGGACCCGGACGTCCAGGTGCTCCTTTACCGGGACCTGGCACGCCAGGCGCCATCCCCCCTTGGCCTCGCGCCTGGTCATGTGAGCCAACTCGGTCGGCAGGATATACCCCCCACCCTTCAGGACCCGGGCTCGACATTGTCCGCAGGTGCCCGCGCCGCCGCATGCCGAGGCGAGGTATATCCCGTTCTCCTCGAGTGCGCTCAGTAGTTTTCCGCCTGGTGATGTCGTGAGCTCTCGCTGATCGTTGACGAGGATGGTGACGTCTCCGCCAGGAATCAGCGTCGTCTTCGCCAGCACCGTGAGCCCGACGAGAACGAGCACGATGCTCGCGTACATGCCCATGGCGACGGTGATCTCGTTCATGGCCAGAGGCTCACAACTGGATTCCGGTAAACGCCAGGAAAGCCAGCGACATGAGCCCGGTGACGAGGAAAGCCATCCCGACCCCACGGAGACCCGCGGGCGGCTCGCTGTAGGTCATGCGCTCTCGAATGCCCGCCAACACCGCGATCGCGATGGCGAATCCCGTCCCGGTTCCGAAACCGTAGGCCACGCTCTCGCCGAAACCGTATCCGCGATCGACCATGAAGAGCGTCCCGCCGAGGATGGCGCAGTTCACCGTGAGAAGCGGCAGGTAGATGCCCAGGGCGTTGTACAGGGCGGGAAAGAATCGGTCGAGCACCATCTCGAGGATCTGAACCATGGTCGCGATCACGCCGATGTACACGATGAGTCCCAGAAAGGTCAGGTCGAGCTCGCTCACCCGCGGCAGCAACGTCTTGCCCTGCTTGAGCAGCCCGTGGTAAATCACGTTGTTCAACGGCACCGTGATCGTCTGCACGACGACGACCCCCGCTCCCACGCCGAGCGCCGTCTTCACGTTCTTCGAGACCGCGAGAAACGTGCACATGCCGAGGAAGTAAGCGAGGGCGAGGTTCTCCATGAACACGGCTCGGACGATGAGGTCGAGATGATGTTCCATGCCTAACGCTCCTTCTGCTCGGGATTGAAGCTCCGGAGAGCCCATATGAGAAACGCGATGAGGAGGAAGGCCGCCGGCGCCTTGGTCATGAAACCGTTGGGCACGTACCAGCCGCCCTCGGCGTGAAGTCTGAGGATCTCGTAGCCGAACAGCTTGCCGCTTCCGAAGAGCTCGCGCACGAAGGCGACGGCGAGAAGGACGAGGCTGTATCCAAACCCGTTGCCGATAGCGTCGAGGACGCTGAGCCTCGGGGGGTGCTTCAACGCGAAGCCTTCGGTTCGGCCCATGACGATGCAGTTGGTGACGATGAGCGAGACGAACACCGAGAGCTGCTTCGAGAGGTCCCAGAAGAAAGCTTGAAGGATCTGGTCGACGACGATCACCAGCGTGGCGATGATGCTGATCTGCGCGAACATGCGGATGGTGTCGGGCACGTGGTGCCGGATGAGACTGAGGGTAGCGCTCGAGCCGGCCATCACCGCGATGACACTGAGCGACATGGCGACGGCGGTCTCGAGCTTCGTCGTGACCGCGAGGGCGGAGCAAATGCCGAGGATGAGGATCATGACGGGATTGCGATCCAGGATCGGCTCCCACAAGACGTCACGCGCTTTGGGCTCAGCCACCATCCCCCCTCTCGCGACGCAGTCTCTCGAGGTATGTCTCGAATCCGCTCGCAGCGAACCAGTACTGCAACAGGAGCGTGACGCTCTCCGAGGTGATCGTGGCACCCGAGATCCCCTCCACCTGGTACTGGCCTTCGGCCGAGTCCGGGTCGACCGCCCCTCGAACCACCTCGATACGGACCTCGCCGTCTTCGTCGTAGATGCGCTTGCCCGGCCACCGGGCCCGGAAGCTCGGCTCGGTGATCTCCGCGCCCAGGCCGGGCGTCTCCTCATGCTCGGTGAAATAGAGGTTGCGCACCGTAGTCAGATCGCCGTCGAGGACGACGATGCCGTGTATCATCCCTCCGTAGCCCAAGCCCCGCACGGGAAGGATGAGCCGGTCGAGGCGCTCGCCTTCACGGATGAGGCCCACGTAGGCGTAGCGCTCGCGTCGGCCGATCTCCGCGAGATCGTCATCCGCTGGAATCGGGTCGCTGAGCCCGGGGTCGCTCGCCGCCTCCCTCTGATCGTACGTTCCGGTTCCGATATCCGCCGATGAGACGTACTCGCCCGTGTCCAGCTCGACGATACGAAACTCTACGGCATCGGGAACGTCGACTCCCGCGGCGAGCAGCATGTTGGCGAGCCGCTCTCGATCTTTGTTGGCCTGCACACGGTCCACGAGCCCTACCGCGGTCACCGAGACCAATCCGGCGCAGGAGAGTGCGATCAGAAGAGCCACCACGAAGGTCTTCAGCGTAGATGCCCTAGCCATGGCGCGCTCTCCGCTCGATGTTTCTCTGCTCCACGAACCAGTCGATGAGAGGCGCGAAGACGCTCGCGAGCAAGATCGCCATCATGGTTCCCTCGGGATATGTGGGATTCGTGACGCGCAGCAGGACGGCGAGCGCGCCCACCAGAAATCCATAGATCCAGCGTCCGGGATTCGTCTGCGCCGAGGTCACGGGATCCGTGGCGAAGAACACCACGCCGAAAGCGAATCCTCCGAGAACGAGGTGCCACTCCGGCGGCAGGACGAACATCGCGTTGGTCTCGCTCCCGCCTCGCACGAGAAGGGCGGCCGCGCTCGCGGCGCCGGCGGACGCGGAGAGCATGATGCGCCACGATCCGATCCCGGTCAGGATCAGAACCACCGCTCCGATGAGACAGGCCAGCGTCGAGGTCTCGCCCATCGAGCCCCCGATCGTACCGAGAAACGCCTCCGTCCAGCTGGGCTCGATGACATCCATCCCGATCTCCGGGGCGGTGGCTTGCAGTGCGGACAGCGGCGTCGCCCGGGAATAGCCGTCCACCGCGACCCAGATTCTATCTCCCGACATGTCGTTCGCGTAGGCGAAGTAGAGGAAGGCGCGACCGACGAGAGCGGGATGCAGGATGTGCCGGCCGTAACCGCCGAAGAGCTCCTGCGCGATCACGATCCCGAAGCTGATGCCGAGCGCGACCTGCCAGAGCGGGATGAGCGGCGGAAGGCTCAGGGCGAACAGGAGGCCCGTGACCCAAAGGCCTTCGTTGAGAGGTCGCCTGCGGACCGAGGCGAACAGGAGCTCCCAGGCGCGGCCGACGAACAGGGTAACCAGGTACACGGGAACGAAATAGAGCGCTCCGTGCGCGAGGTTGGCCCAGAGGTCGTCGGCGTCGTAGCCGAGACCACTCAGAACCCTGCCGCGCCAGCCCGGAGCCTCGGCGAGATCGATTCTTGCCATCGCGAGGTTGGCCTGATAACCGGTGTTCCATATCGCCATGAAAAGAGCGGGAATGAGCGCCACGACGAAAACGAGCATGATGCGCCGGAGATTGATGGCGTCGCGCACGTGAGGCGCGCCCCGAGTCTCGCGTCCCGGCGAGCGAAGGAAGCTTCTGGCCGACTTCTCGAGGAGGGCGAGGAGCTGCCGTTTCACCGGGATCAACCTTCTTTTTCGATGGTGCCGAGAACGCTGCGAAGAGGCGGACCGTAATCGTTCTTACCCGGGCAGACGAATCCGCAGAGGGCCAGATCCTCTTCGTCGAGCTCGAGACAGCCGAGCGCCCGAGCGCGGTCGACGTCGCCGACGGCGATCGCTTTGAGAAGCGCAGTGGGCACCAAGTCGAGAGGCACCACTTTCTCGTAGCAACCGACGGGAATGATCGGGCCGAGCTCTCCTTCCGACGAAGTGGTGAAGTCGAAACGCCGTTTTGGTTTTACGAGGGCGGATGCGAAAACGGGCTTCACGGAGAATTTGTCGAAGCCGGGTCGCAGCCAGTCCAGGAACGGTCGCGCCCGCACACCCGAGATCACCGAGACCTGCAGGTGATAACGACCGAGAAACCCGTGGACGCCGGCCGCGGTCCGGCCCTCGAGGACCGATCCGGAAACGACGCGGACGGGCCCGTCCGCGAGCCGCCCGGCGAGAAGGTCGCTGGTGCTCGCGCCGAGGCGGGTTCGGACAAGCGCCGGGCTCTGAACCGGCGGGCCTCCCAATGCCACGATGCGCTCGACCCAGACGCGTCCGGTGAGGAACAGATGCCCGATGGCGACGACGTCCTGATAGTTGACGTGCCAGACGGTCTTGCGCTCGCTCACCGGATCGAGGAAATGGA
This Vicinamibacteria bacterium DNA region includes the following protein-coding sequences:
- a CDS encoding NADH:ubiquinone reductase (Na(+)-transporting) subunit B produces the protein MKRQLLALLEKSARSFLRSPGRETRGAPHVRDAINLRRIMLVFVVALIPALFMAIWNTGYQANLAMARIDLAEAPGWRGRVLSGLGYDADDLWANLAHGALYFVPVYLVTLFVGRAWELLFASVRRRPLNEGLWVTGLLFALSLPPLIPLWQVALGISFGIVIAQELFGGYGRHILHPALVGRAFLYFAYANDMSGDRIWVAVDGYSRATPLSALQATAPEIGMDVIEPSWTEAFLGTIGGSMGETSTLACLIGAVVLILTGIGSWRIMLSASAGAASAAALLVRGGSETNAMFVLPPEWHLVLGGFAFGVVFFATDPVTSAQTNPGRWIYGFLVGALAVLLRVTNPTYPEGTMMAILLASVFAPLIDWFVEQRNIERRARHG
- a CDS encoding c-type cytochrome, encoding MTMRVVLVAVSSSAVLFGATFSANAQEAGKEAFLSNGCNRCHAVESQGIEATAQSKRVRGPDLSKIGESRDAEWLAKYIEKEVQANDKDHPVAWKGDNEALEAMATWLASLKTGT
- the nqrF gene encoding NADH:ubiquinone reductase (Na(+)-transporting) subunit F, with protein sequence MNEITVAMGMYASIVLVLVGLTVLAKTTLIPGGDVTILVNDQRELTTSPGGKLLSALEENGIYLASACGGAGTCGQCRARVLKGGGYILPTELAHMTRREAKGGWRLACQVPVKEHLDVRVPPEVMESRKWECRVRSNDNVATFIKELVLDLPEGESVPFRAGGYIQAECPPHTVYYRDFDVPPAYREDWDKYHMWRYVSKVDEPVTRAYSMANYPGEKGIILLNVRIASPPPSAPEGTPPGKMSSYLFSLGPDDRLTISGPYGEFFAKDTDAEMLFIGGGAGMAPMRSHIFDQFERLHTKRKVSFWYGARSLKEAFYQEDFDRIQREHENFSWHLALSEPRPEDNWTGPTGFIHQVVLDRYLVDHPAPEDIEYYLCGPPLMAHAVVAMLDELGVEPENILFDDFG
- a CDS encoding Na(+)-translocating NADH-quinone reductase subunit A, whose amino-acid sequence is MIRVRRGLDVPISGAPDQTIVSGPRVREVALLGDDYVGMRPRMHVELGERVKLGQALFSDKKTPGVQHTSPASGRVVAIHRGAKRKFESIVIALDGDDEETFESFSGVPPRDAVRRNLVASGLWTALRTRPFGRVPPPESVPHSIFVTAIDSRPLAADPVAVLEGLGGKRDELVRGLEALARLTDGPVYLCRRPGASFPGEDVERVSVREFEGPHPAGLPGTHIHFLDPVSERKTVWHVNYQDVVAIGHLFLTGRVWVERIVALGGPPVQSPALVRTRLGASTSDLLAGRLADGPVRVVSGSVLEGRTAAGVHGFLGRYHLQVSVISGVRARPFLDWLRPGFDKFSVKPVFASALVKPKRRFDFTTSSEGELGPIIPVGCYEKVVPLDLVPTALLKAIAVGDVDRARALGCLELDEEDLALCGFVCPGKNDYGPPLRSVLGTIEKEG
- a CDS encoding CBS domain-containing protein, whose protein sequence is MRSTPTAHESKTMRQVPKVRDVMRRDFAIVRPETSLRDVAKLLLRRKVPGAAVIDRTKRFQGFLSTQGLMRALVDFLNEEIPVGPIQSYLDPVTPVLSEESSLMAAVHAFVKGDRANLALPVLRGERLVGIVTRLDVVRAMMDYFAGGKDTSPGTLYISALKKMDEKPPFES
- the nqrC gene encoding NADH:ubiquinone reductase (Na(+)-transporting) subunit C → MARASTLKTFVVALLIALSCAGLVSVTAVGLVDRVQANKDRERLANMLLAAGVDVPDAVEFRIVELDTGEYVSSADIGTGTYDQREAASDPGLSDPIPADDDLAEIGRRERYAYVGLIREGERLDRLILPVRGLGYGGMIHGIVVLDGDLTTVRNLYFTEHEETPGLGAEITEPSFRARWPGKRIYDEDGEVRIEVVRGAVDPDSAEGQYQVEGISGATITSESVTLLLQYWFAASGFETYLERLRRERGDGG
- the nqrE gene encoding NADH:ubiquinone reductase (Na(+)-transporting) subunit E, with translation MEHHLDLIVRAVFMENLALAYFLGMCTFLAVSKNVKTALGVGAGVVVVQTITVPLNNVIYHGLLKQGKTLLPRVSELDLTFLGLIVYIGVIATMVQILEMVLDRFFPALYNALGIYLPLLTVNCAILGGTLFMVDRGYGFGESVAYGFGTGTGFAIAIAVLAGIRERMTYSEPPAGLRGVGMAFLVTGLMSLAFLAFTGIQL
- a CDS encoding NADH:ubiquinone reductase (Na(+)-transporting) subunit D; this encodes MVAEPKARDVLWEPILDRNPVMILILGICSALAVTTKLETAVAMSLSVIAVMAGSSATLSLIRHHVPDTIRMFAQISIIATLVIVVDQILQAFFWDLSKQLSVFVSLIVTNCIVMGRTEGFALKHPPRLSVLDAIGNGFGYSLVLLAVAFVRELFGSGKLFGYEILRLHAEGGWYVPNGFMTKAPAAFLLIAFLIWALRSFNPEQKER